The region AAAACAGCACGCTTATTGTGTTGATTAGCTTGCTGTTATCAGCTAACAGAGTTAGTTAGTATTAGTTATGTTAGCAGTTATTTTAACAGAAGATTCTTCTTCTGTTAGGCAGTTTATTTTCTGTTATCTCTGCTTGTCTATAAAAGCAGATTGATAGATCATTTTGTAACTTGATGATTAAGATTCAATAAaatcttctccttcttcttcttatcttcttcttctttcttttattcttCTCATTATGGTACCAAAGCTTATTCTCTGAATACTTCCGCAAAATTTACTCTGAAATTTGTTAAATCAAACAAGTTTTGAAGCAATAACAATGGCGAATCAGTACACAAGAGAACTGAGACCAGAAGAGTCTATGTCCAGTCCATATTTCCTTCATCCTGGTGAGAATCCTTCACTGAATTTAGTTCCTAATGTTTTGACTGGTAGTAATTACCATATCTGGTATAGAGCAATGAGAATGGctctaatttctaaaaataaatacaagTTTGTTGATGGAACCATTTCAGTCCCTGTAAAAACTGATCCTATGTATGAAATATGGGAGAGATGTAATAATATGGTGGTTTCATGGATCAGTAGGTCAGTTTCTAATGCAATTGGACAGAGTATTGGTTGCATAGATAATGCACTAGATATTTGGACTGATCTCAGAGAGAGATTTTCTCAAGGAGATGCTACTCGTATTGGTGATTTATATGAGGAAATATATGCTCTTAAACAGAACAGTTTGTCTGTGATTGAATACTATACGGTTATTAAGTCTCTTTGGGATGAAATGGATAATTTGAGACCAATACCAAGCTGTGTATGTCTGACTAAATGTGCCTGTGGAGTTACTGATTTGATCAGAAGGTATGTTGAAAATGATCATGTTATTAAGTTCCTGAAAGGACTTAATGAGAATTTTTCTCAGATCAAATCACAGGTTACAATGATGGAGCCTTTGCCTCCAATCAACAAGGTTTTTTCCTTGGTCAGTCAGTTTGAGAGACAATTGGGACTAGGACAGTCAGTTATGACTGAGTCTAATGCTTTTGCTGCTAGAGGGAATTTTACAGGAGAGAATTCTTATTCTAGCAATTCTAACTCTCATGATCAATCTGACAATGCTTCAGTTACAAATGAGGCTAATGTGTTCTTTGCAAAAGGAAAAGGAATCTTAGGAACTGGACCTAACTTCAACAAGAAGTTTGGATATTTCAATAAGAAGCAGCTGTGTTCTTATTGTGGAATGACAAATCACACAGTGGATATATGCTACAAAAAGCATGGTTATCCACCTAGATATCAATTCAGAAACAAGCACAGCAATTCTGTTATTCAAATTGACAATGCTGGAGCTCAGTCATATGCAGGAAACAACAGATCTTCTTCTACTGATTTTTCTCAACAGGAAATTTACAGAAATGAGCACAACAATCAAGCACCATTCCCTTTCACAACAGAGCAATATGCTAAACTCTTAGCTATGATTCAACCAACTGGATCAGCAAATACAGCTCCATCAGCACATGTCAACACTTTATCTGCTACCTTTAATCCAGACCACACAGCAGGTACTGTTGTTCATATTTGTTTACATGCTGCAGTTGATTTACATAAAAACTGGATTATTGATACTGGTGCAACAGACCATATAATCTGTTCCACTGAATTATTTGACACATACAAGTCTATTTCTGGTGTGAAAGTTAATCTTCCAAATGGACAGCAAGTTCCAGTCACACATATTGGATCTGTTAAATTGACAGATTCTTGGATACTTTATGATGTGCTCTATGTGCCTGTTTTCagcttcaatttaatttcagcCAGCAAACTCACTAATAATCCTCATCTTTGCCTACTTTTCAATTCCTCCCATTGCTACATTCAGGATCTATCCAACTGGAAGATGATTGGACAAGCTGAAAAGAGGAATGGATTGTATCAGTttctttttcaagaaaaatcAATCACTTGTAATAATGTTTTTTCTACTAAAATGTTTCATTCTCCAAATCTGTGGCATATGAGATTAGGTCACCTTTCTAGCTCTAGACTGAAAATTCTACATAAGATAGATCCCATTATTTCTTTCTCTCATAATTCTGATGTATGTGATTCTTGTCACTTTTCTAAACAGAAAAGACTATCCTTTCCAGTAAGTGAATCATGTACTAATGCAGTCTTTGATATGATTCATATTGATCTTAGGGGTCCTTGCCAAGGTACTTCAGttaaaggttttaaatattttcttacTATTGTTGATGATTATAGTAGATATACCTgggtttttctattaaaatctAAAGCTGATTCCAGAATCAATATTCAAAATTTCCATTCCTTTGTTAAAACTCAATTCCAAAAGGACATCAAAATCATTCGTTCTGATAATGGTTTAGAGTTCAACATGACTGATTTCTTTCATCAGCATGGTATTTTGCATCAACAATCATGTGTTTATACTCCTCAACAAAACAGTATTGTTGAAAGGAAGCATCAACACATTCTCAATGTAGCAAGAGCTTTATTTTTTCAATCATCTCTTCCTATTTCTTTGTGGCCAGAATGTATTCTTCATGCAGTTTACATTATCAATAGAACTCCCTCTCCTGTCATTTCCAATAACACTCCTTTTTTCAAACTCTATAACAAACAACCTTCTTTTTCACACATTAGGGTCTTTGGTTGTCTAGCTTTTGCTACTAACACTCATTCTCacaaaacaaaatttgaaaCTAGAGCTTACAAATGTGTTTTCTTAGGATTTCAAACTGGAATCAAAGGTTATAAACTTCTAAATCTTCAGACTAAACAGGTTTTTCTCTCAAGAGATGTACATTTTTATGAAACAATTTTccctttttcaaaagaaaaacataCTGATACAACTCTTTCAGCTACTCCTGGTCAGAATTCTTTTATGTTTGATGATTTCCATTCTCATACATCTGATACTCATGTAGCATCACCACCAAACTCACCTTCTATGAATAATCCTTGGTCTTTTCCACCAGCAACTGATATTACTCAACAGACTCTTCAATTCCCAGATTCTGTATTCACTACTAATGATTTTCCTGTCCTTAGAAAATCAACAAGAAATATCAGTTTGCCAACTTATCTCAAGGATTATACTGTTTCATTACCTCCTACAAATGCTTCAAAATTTAGCTCCACCCCACACACCCTAGCCAATGTCATTTCTTATTCCCATTTATCCAAATCCCATCAGTGTTTTACAAACAGTTTGGCTGTTCTTCAAGAACCTGCAACTTACAATGAAGCAATTCAATCTGACTGTTGGAAGCAGGCAATGCAGGCTGAAATAAATGCTCTTAATCATAATCACACATGGGACATTACAGAATTACCAGCCAATAAACATgacattgggtgcaaatgggtgtataaaagaaaatataaggCTGATGGCTCTGTAGAAAGGTGCAAGGCAAGGTTAGTTGCCAAGGGTTTTACACAGCAGGCTGGCATAGATTTCTTGGACACTTTTTCTCCTGTTGCCAAGATGACAACAATCAGGACTCTACTTGCTTTGTCAGCCATTCATAACTGGCATCTATTCCAACTGGATATCAATAATGCTTTCCTTCATGGGGAGCTACATGAAGATGTGTACATGAAGTTACCACAAGGATTTGAGTCTGCTCATCCAGGTCAGGTTTGCAAGTTAAAAAAAGTCCATTTATATGCTTAAACAAGCCAGCAGGCAATGGAATGCCAAGCTCACTCATGCCTTACTTCAAAAAGGATTCAGTCCTGCTGCTTCTGATCCTTCTTTGTTTGTTAAGCAAACAAACACAAGCTTCATAGCTTTACTGGTATATGTGGATGATGTTATCATTGCCAGTAATGATCTGGTTGCTGTTCAAGAGATAAAAGATTTCCTACATCATCAATTTACCATCAAAGATCTTGGTAAGCTGAAATATTTTCTTGGCTTTGAAGTTGCTAGAACATCAGCTGGAATCAATTTGTGTCAAAGAAAATACACACTTGATTTGCTTACAGAAACAGGCCTCCTTGGTGCAAAACCTGCTCCTACTCCTATGCTGAAAACTTCAAAAATTTCTTCTGCAGACAGTGAGTGTTTGCCAGATAATACTTTGTATAGGAAACTTGTGGGAAAACTACTGTATCTGTGCAATACTAGGCCAGACATATCTTATGCTGTGCAACAGCTTTCCCAGTATCTTGACAAGCCAACTCAGCTTCACTTAGCTGCTGTTTATAGAGTATTGAAGTATCTCAAAGGAGCTCCTGGTAGAGGTATATTCTTGTCAGCAGCCAGCACTGTGCAACTCAAAGGATTCACAGATTCAGATTGGGCTGCTTGTATTGACAGCAGAAAGTCTATATCTGGTCTTTGTATATTTCTTGGATCATCTTTGATTTCTTGGAGATCAAAGAAACAAAGTACTGTTTCTAGATCCAGCTCTGAGGCAGAGTATAGAGCACTTGCTTCTGCTACTTGTGAAATCCAATGGTTACTTTATCTGCTAAAAGACTTGGGGCAGCTTCATTCTCAGCCAGTTCTGGTTTACAGTGATAGTCAATCAGCAATCCAGTTAGCACATAACCCTGTCTATCATGAGAGAACCAAGCATATAGAAATAGACTGTCATCTCATTAGACAGAAGATCAGTGATGGTGTTATTCATTTATTGCCAGTTTCCTCTTCTTCTCAACTGGCAGACTGCTTTACAAAGCCACTATCTCCTCATCTCTTTGATCTTAATATTTCTAAGCTAGGCATGCTTGACATCTTTCATGCCAGCTTACGAGGGGGTAATGCAGTTACTGATCCAAAGCTTCACTCAGCTTCTCCACTGCCAAGTAAGCAATCAGCCAGGTCAGCAATCCAAGTGCCTGCAGCATCTAGCTCGTGTGCCAGCTAATTAAAACAGCACGCTTATTGTGTTGATTAGCTTGCTGTTATCAGCTAACAGAGTTAGTTAGTATTAGTTATGTTAGCAGTTATTTTAACAGAAGATTCTTCTTCTGTTAGGCAGTTTATTTTCTGTTATCTCTGCTTGTCTATAAAAGCAGATTGATAGATCATTTTGTAACTTGATGATTAAGATTCAATAAaatcttctccttcttcttcttatcttcttcttctttcttttattcttCTCATTAAATATACCATTGgaaaaatcttttttaaattaattagaacgAGTCATTATCTTAACAGTATGGCGTGAAGTGAAGAAATTACAACCACGAGACGTTAGTTAATATTCACAATCATAAatcaacaataaaataaaaatttatacattattaaaaagtaagttaaaatataaatcgatTGAGATATTATGCTAAtgtgtaaataattttttgatgcCAATGGGtaaattataaacattatatgtggttgtaattttttatttctatgaattaatgatttaataattaaaaagataaagataCGGAGATCTAATGAATTTTACAGCTAGTGTTTACTAATAGTGAGCTATATGTATAGCTAGTGTTTACTAAAATAAAGCACATGtagaaatacaatttttttgccATACACATCCCATTTAGGACATCCTTGATTATgatataaatttcattttgcCTCTAATATTTATTCATAGTACACAAAATTGAATAAGATATTTTTGCCTCTTATCCTATTTTTCAACAAAGAAATTTTAGTTGAACTTTCTAAATCACACATGTGGTTTGGGTTTCAATTTAGACCCAATTGAAGAGCGCCATATAATACAAATGGCAGTCATGAGGGATGTTGGAAAAGTAAACTAATatcaaaaaatacataaaattaatatatacctatatattaaatgagtggcacataaatataaatatctaaACTAAGAGAACGATATTTAGGGGCGCATATTCGACCGGTTCGGTTCAATTTATTCAAAACAGATTTAATCGGCCTATAAAATGCTTAAAACTAAACCGACCAAAGATTGCATCTTATTTGAAAACAAACcgagaaaaaataaatagaaaatatctAAACCAAATTAAACTTAATAAGTCGGTAAATCGATTGATTTAGTTAAAACCGACAAAATTATAaagaataattataaaaaaattggctaTGCAATCAGTTTGTTAATAAAACCAAACCGATTATAAACTAAACTTATCACCCAACTGAATTGACCGACCATCATCAGTTCAGTCGGTCGGTATATTTACCTACCCCTACAATATTCCCCTAATGATATTTTGATCTTCATAATTAACTTTTCTATCATTATACTTAAATGTGGTGTTGATATGTATTTtccaaataatattaatattaaaataaaaagccTTATGGTATTTGACTAGCATGGGCCCCATGATGACCAAAATATAAGAGATTTaggaaattaattaaataagggTACATGTGGAGTCTGAAGTAGACCCCAAATACTAAAGTTTTCGGCTTATGCTAAAACATATAAATGTTTGTTGGACCATTTTGatcaaattaaaacaatagATAGGATTAAGTCAACATATGTGAACTTCCTGGATCTAACCTATGCCCGTACACTCACTGCCACTTGCCATTGCCATTAGGACCGAGCAAAAAACCGAACAAACCAAACTCAACCGAAGTTTGTTGTTTGGTCGGTTTACGATGAAAACATTATGGTTCATttctaatttgaaaattttgaagtttGGTTAACAGTTCGATTTAAGAGGTTGTAAAACGGAAATAACCAAAAAACCAACCGAATAGGacttttccaaaaaaaattaaagatttttttgacttttaatctaaattttggagttttttttgttattttaccaaaaaaaatattaagatgtttatttaatttttaaaataaatccaaactgaaatttaaaaccgaaagaaaccgaaccgaccaaaaatTTCGGTCAAAAAATAGTTTGGTGAAAAAAATTGGCTACTTAAGCCATTTACCTTCcattattgataaaaataaaatttagctattaaaatataaaaaattaaaagttaaaagccAGTGGCAAAGCCTCATGAATAATATAaccccttaattttttttttaaaaataaataaaattatttttaattagatattATTTAGCACAAAAATAATATCTCGATACCCTTAAATTCAAAGAATTCTAAATTTACAAGTTTTATATACTaatattagtatattttatcttatttcatttcaatttatgGCTACACCGctatataaaaacattatagaatgtcacattttaatatttatgcttGATATCATGATTCAAGTTAaaacacaaaaatcaaaataaattgtcTCGGTCTGACTTTGTTTTGGTAGGTGATGGATCCAGAATAATGGAAATCAGAATATTATGAACCGAGTCCGGTGATTCGCCCATCGAGGCGAACCTCGAGACTCGccaaaaaaagatatattaaaGACAATTAAGGTCATAAAAATTCTATATGGATTCGCCACAATAAACAGAAGACTGAATCCTATGAGATTCAGTAATCAGATTCGGATATGGATATTCAAAGATCTAAAAAGTtggatattaataataaaagaagATTCTGGAAGACTTAGatcttttaaaagaataaagaaaTACATTTCTATTCGGAGTCCTACTCCTATTCAAGAAAGATAACCTTATTTAGGAGATCTATTCCTAAATAAACTCCATGACTATTTGAATTCATATGTCAAATAGGAATATCTTTCCTATTTGAACTATACAAGATATTCATTCACTACTACTATATAAAGATGGTGAgatatgcctaaacacacagcatatataaactataataatttaatattttcttaaactCAATACTGACTCAATTATAGGAGTGCCCATCGGACGACCACCCATCCGATGAGCAGTCTAACCCTTATATTTTACAAGTCAAAGACTATCAAAGAAGATTCATAACCCGTCACGAAGCTGATCCATCAGTAGTAAATGGAAATATTCAAGATGTACATCAATGtcttttacatatatatatatatttgggaCACTAGTAATCTACAATACTGATTCAAATAAAGCACATAATATAACTTCTGTTCTTagtttttttctttccttttgtTTTCGCTTTATCCACTTGCAATTCCTGtttctaaaatcaaattatgTGTACCAATCACTGTCCACAAGTGCTCTCCAGTTTGGAGAATGACATTTTTGACCTAGTTTCAAGTACTTGCATTTTTTAATACCTTTATTTGTTTAAAGTATATATGTCAAAAATATCCACACCCATTTGCACATAAAATCATTGTGATCTATttacaaacaaaagaaaaatacggTACTACAATTAttggttttataaaatttacgaaATGTCTCAAAACAAAGGTTAATTTAAGCTAGATTGATTTACTATAAGTAATGGTTTATATATTATTACtcaatattttaaatgtatgaACGATGTATCTTTTGTaagtaaaaagtgaaaaattgaaaacaataaaaaaatacatgtcaaaccaaacattcaatgaaattggattataattattaattactatTAATCTATTATAAACaggacaaaattaaaaattattaggcTCATAAGCACTCAATTGATTTCTTGTTTTTGTGCTATCCTAATTGTTCACTACTAAAGCAGTTAgtctaataaaaattataattaaataataaaaaaattgactaaCCTAATATAATCTTGGTTTATGTGTGAACCAGTCTCCTTCCAGGAAATATCAATATCCTTTAATCATTACACAAATATACAGTTTAATTTGAATATGGTGTTAGACTTTTCTTTGTAACAAACAGTACACTGTAtatcttttaactttttctgCTAAATTTGCATATAAATAGCCACCATTATTTGGTATTTCAAAGACTAATTTAGCCAAAgacattaaaaaacaaacaaaaaaaaactaagacTGAGTGTGTTATTCTAAAGATCAAGAAACGATAATGGGGAGAGCTCCTTGCTGTGAGAAGATGGGTTTAAAGAAAGGGCCATGGACTCCTCAAGAAGATCAAATCTTGATTTCTCATATTCAAATTTTTGGTCATACTAATTGGCGTGCACTTCCTAAACAAGCtggtaattaaactaaataaattcttcgtaaccctaaccctaattagaagagagagagagagagtgattaaaacatttattttttttgtatatttccAAAAATGTATTATCAGTgaatttaaatatgtttttgtgttCTATAGGTTTGTTAAGATGTGGAAAAAGTTGCAGACTTCGATGGATAAACTACTTGAAGCCAGACATTAAAAGAGGAAATTTTACTCAGGAAGAGGAGGAATCTATCATCAAATTGCATGAAATGCTTGGCAATAGGTATGAATTTTGTTACTATTTGCTTCAATGATCTGATGTTTGCGTGCTAACGCGTACAATAAAAATATCTTGCTCGAcgaaaaattcattaaatataaCACAAGAACGATATGGTTTCTcttttttcccaaattttatTCCGTGTCATTTGATATATGTTAGACTGGTCATGCTCTAAACGAGCCAAAGATAAATTTGGCAATACTCGGAAAAGTATTGGACTAGATtgacaaattttaaagattatggtatatttatatatagtaaATGGATAATAGATGTTAATAGATAGATTAAGTTTTTCTTAAACAAATCATAATATTAGAATGTTTTGGACATTAGTTATgggttatttttcatttttagactTGAAAGATTCTGTATTTTGGATTCGAGCAAActatgaaattaattaaatagtagTGACGACTTGCATGCAGCTAATATAGTTATATACGTCCATAATCAATTTGGGATATAATTGTTATGTATTTCATGCATTGACCtaattaatttatcacaacCAAAAATTATGGTTTTAATCCAACATGCTATACTCTAATTCAAGAATATCAAATTCTTTCAAAATGATTCTAAAATAGCTATATAATTGCAGGTGGTCAGCAATTGCTGCGAAATTACCAGGCAGGACAGATAATGAGATAAAGAATGTCTGGCACACCCACTTGAAGAAAAGGCTAAAACGAAGGAATGAGTCCAATAACGTCTCATTATTACCAAAATCagataattcaaatatttttaccACTCCAAAACTAATTGAAATTTCACCAATGTCCCCTCAGCCTTCTTCGAGTGACATTTCGACACTGTCGGAAACTTCGATTGTCACCTCGGAAACAAACAGTGCAAGTTTAACCACGAGCGAAAATATGGAATCGTCATCTGATGAGAACATGACTTCATCATTTCCGTTGATTGATGACGAGTTTTGGTCAGAATCAGAATTAATAAGCATGGGGtcaaatttttttgatgaattacaATTTGATCAGTTTCAAGGAGAAACTATGGAATCGGGCTACTTTGGGAACGatcaaaatattattgataACGAAATGGACTTTTGGTACAATGTTTTTGTTAAATCTGGCGGCATAGGGGAATTACAATAATTTGGAGGAGGAAATGAGTACTTTTTACAATGCAATTTGACCATTAACAAGGAAAAAACTTACAAAAGGTGTAAGTAGTGGGCCAAATTGGTCCAAAAAGAAGAACCATTATCATCCATTGACAAAATCACATAATAAGCAAAATCTTAAAAATCTAATGATGAGAAATGCTTTGATAAAAGCCATAAAGAAGGCATGATTTTTTAGTGAGGAGGGAGATTAAAGATTAGAGATTAAATTAGGGAGGGCATAAATAGATTAGAAGTTCATTCAAATTGTTAGCATTCTTATTCATTGAATGTAAATTCATGAATCTTGTAAATATTGTACcgtataaatatattaattgcaATCAAAATTATGCTTATATAAATTGAGAGAGAGTTTCAATTTTTCTTTCTCTGGAATAAGATCTATTCTTAATCTCTTGTAGTTCTTAGTAaaatttagtttagttttttactaaatgaattaatatatccAAAACGACAACAAAAATTGACAGTATATCATCAACTAGTCGTAAACCTTGTGTATTTATGcagaatcaaattaatatttatttaaataataaatttattcaaacgtatatataaaaatgtgaaaaaattcatatcaaaactaataaataaaaatctactttaatattgataataaattatttaaaagtattGACTATCTCTACTATTATTACTCTTTTAATAATACCTTGTATATtagataaaatcaaataaactatAACGTTAGgataatgaaaattaaataaacaatttatataaaatgtgaaCTTGGaaattttttacattaattttatttttaaaaattaatattcgataaaataaatgatttataGATATAGGAAGTTAATATATAATAGAACACTTTTATATGTAgagattaaaaattaatatagattagaatacttattaaaataaatatagtttaaataagtgatttaaaagaTATTGACCATctctaatattaataaaataataacttttatatttagtaaaaatcaaataaatttaaatattaaaataataaaaattaaataaatattttatctaaaatGTGAGCTTGTCAAAATTctagattaattttatttataaagattaatattcaataaaatgattattttgtataaattataagttaatatattttaaaacactATTATGTGTAGAGATTAGAAGTTAATATAGATTAGATTactcattaaaaataaatataatttaaataagtgatttaaaaaatattgactatttttaatattaatactcttttaataataacttttacattggataaaaattaaataactattttgttaaaatattaaaattaaataaatattttatataaaatatgagtttttcaaaatttcactttttttaaggATTgatatctaataaaatatattataacacTATGATTTGTAAAGAttagaaattaatatatattagaactctcattaaaataaatacaattcaataaacaatataaaaaaaagttagtaatataaaaatattaaactaagtagtttaaaagaatattttgtgtatgtaaggcgatctgcgaatcaggccgTGCATGTATTAGCG is a window of Mercurialis annua linkage group LG2, ddMerAnnu1.2, whole genome shotgun sequence DNA encoding:
- the LOC126666697 gene encoding transcription factor MYB30-like — translated: MGRAPCCEKMGLKKGPWTPQEDQILISHIQIFGHTNWRALPKQAGLLRCGKSCRLRWINYLKPDIKRGNFTQEEEESIIKLHEMLGNRWSAIAAKLPGRTDNEIKNVWHTHLKKRLKRRNESNNVSLLPKSDNSNIFTTPKLIEISPMSPQPSSSDISTLSETSIVTSETNSASLTTSENMESSSDENMTSSFPLIDDEFWSESELISMGSNFFDELQFDQFQGETMESGYFGNDQNIIDNEMDFWYNVFVKSGGIGELQ